One part of the Bradyrhizobium sp. CB1650 genome encodes these proteins:
- a CDS encoding extracellular solute-binding protein: MNKKVALIAALFGALALASPAQARVEVQWWHAMSGVLADRLNELVDKFNKSQEQYTVVAVAKGNYDEVTNGVIAAYRAKRPPEMVQIAERGYMTMLLSGAIVPVQDLVEQKGYKIDFSDFIKPVASFWSYNGRMSAMPFNSSTPIFWYNKDHFVKAGFDKPADTWQELEKQLYTIKAKGISECGTVLPGDFYWSLLENYSAINNQPYGTLANGFDGLGTEFVYNKTKVVSQVARLKKWLDDGVMQIAGQGFSPEQLFTSGRCSTFVNSTASHGNIERNATINWSATFLPHESDISPPLNSTIGGGAIWVLKGHTPERYEAVAAFLNFVAQPETQVWWHGATGYVPATNRAYALARERGYYKDHPTREIAVLQLSRGTPNENSRGFRFGNFVQTMLAQRQEVEAVFSGQKQPQQAMDDAVKRGNEILRQFEKLNAGKTPETERP, from the coding sequence ATGAATAAGAAAGTCGCACTCATTGCGGCCTTGTTCGGCGCTTTGGCATTGGCTAGTCCGGCGCAGGCGCGGGTCGAGGTGCAGTGGTGGCACGCCATGAGCGGCGTGCTGGCCGACCGGCTCAACGAGCTGGTGGACAAGTTCAACAAGTCGCAGGAGCAGTACACGGTCGTCGCAGTGGCCAAGGGCAACTACGATGAGGTGACCAACGGCGTGATCGCGGCTTACCGTGCGAAGCGGCCGCCGGAAATGGTGCAGATTGCCGAACGCGGTTACATGACCATGCTGCTCTCGGGGGCGATCGTGCCCGTGCAGGATCTGGTAGAGCAGAAGGGCTATAAGATCGACTTTTCGGACTTCATCAAGCCCGTGGCGAGCTTCTGGAGCTACAACGGGCGGATGTCGGCAATGCCGTTCAACTCGTCGACACCGATCTTCTGGTACAACAAGGATCACTTCGTGAAAGCCGGCTTCGACAAGCCCGCCGACACCTGGCAGGAGCTGGAGAAACAGCTTTACACCATCAAGGCCAAGGGAATCAGCGAGTGCGGCACGGTGCTGCCCGGCGATTTTTACTGGAGCCTCCTGGAGAACTACAGCGCGATCAACAACCAGCCCTATGGTACGCTCGCCAACGGATTTGACGGGCTCGGCACCGAGTTCGTCTACAACAAGACGAAGGTGGTCTCGCAGGTTGCGCGGCTGAAGAAGTGGCTCGATGACGGCGTGATGCAGATAGCGGGCCAGGGTTTCAGCCCGGAGCAGTTGTTCACGTCGGGGCGCTGTTCGACCTTCGTCAATTCGACCGCGTCGCATGGCAACATCGAGCGCAACGCGACCATCAACTGGAGCGCCACCTTCCTGCCGCACGAGAGCGATATCAGTCCGCCGCTCAATAGCACCATCGGCGGCGGCGCCATTTGGGTGTTGAAGGGCCATACGCCCGAGCGATACGAGGCGGTCGCGGCTTTCCTGAACTTTGTCGCCCAGCCGGAGACGCAGGTGTGGTGGCATGGTGCAACCGGCTACGTTCCCGCGACGAATCGCGCCTACGCGCTGGCGCGAGAGCGCGGCTACTACAAGGATCACCCGACCAGAGAGATTGCCGTGCTTCAGCTCTCACGTGGCACGCCGAATGAGAATTCGCGCGGCTTCCGCTTCGGCAATTTCGTGCAGACCATGCTGGCCCAGCGCCAGGAGGTGGAGGCGGTATTTTCCGGTCAGAAACAGCCGCAGCAGGCAATGGATGACGCGGTCAAGCGCGGCAACGAGATATTGCGGCAGTTCGAAAAGCTCAATGCCGGGAAGACTCCGGAAACCGAGCGTCCATGA
- a CDS encoding glycerol-3-phosphate dehydrogenase: MTGTAPCTGRDHGLVDIAIIGGGINGAGIARDAAGRGLKVLLCEKGDFAEGTSSRSGKLVHGGLRYLEYYEFRLVREALIEREVLLASAPHIIWPMRFVLPHSPEQRPAWLVRTGLFLYDHLGGRKRLPSSRGLDLTHAPEGAPLRAEFRRGFEYSDCWVDDARLVIINLVDAARNGAVILPRTRALGARREADVWCLEMQGGNGDAQIVRARVLVNAAGPWVQDIVRGVAGLNSSHSVRLVKGSHVVVPKFWSGSQAYLLQNEDRRVIFVNPYEGDLALIGTTDISYDGRAEDVAIDEGEIAYLLGVLRRYFRAPPDEREIVHAFSGVRPLYDDNAENPSAVTRDYVFEVHGARGVPPLLSIFGGKITTYRRLAEHALQRLEPWFPKMSPAWTAGQPLPGGDIFGNFDAFVVELAREYPDLPRKLVHHYARLYGTRARELLGTARVSADLGCHFGGNFYEREAAFLREKEWAREPEDFLDRRTKHGLHLTETQRDAFARTV; this comes from the coding sequence ATGACGGGAACTGCGCCCTGCACGGGCAGGGACCACGGGCTGGTCGATATTGCCATCATCGGCGGTGGCATCAACGGCGCTGGTATTGCCCGTGATGCGGCCGGGCGCGGCCTGAAGGTCCTCTTGTGCGAGAAGGGCGACTTTGCCGAAGGAACGTCATCGCGCTCCGGCAAGCTCGTCCATGGCGGGCTTCGCTATCTCGAATATTACGAGTTTCGTCTGGTGCGCGAGGCCTTGATCGAGCGCGAGGTGCTGCTCGCGTCCGCGCCGCATATCATCTGGCCGATGCGTTTCGTGCTGCCGCATTCCCCGGAACAACGACCGGCCTGGCTCGTTCGCACCGGCCTGTTTCTCTATGATCATCTGGGCGGTCGCAAGCGCCTGCCATCGAGCCGCGGCCTTGATCTAACGCATGCGCCCGAGGGCGCGCCGCTGCGCGCCGAATTCCGCCGCGGCTTCGAATACTCGGATTGCTGGGTGGACGATGCGCGGCTCGTGATCATCAACCTCGTCGATGCCGCACGCAACGGCGCGGTCATCCTGCCGCGCACCCGCGCACTGGGCGCACGCCGGGAAGCGGACGTATGGTGTCTGGAGATGCAGGGAGGGAACGGCGACGCGCAGATCGTTCGCGCGCGGGTTCTGGTCAACGCGGCGGGGCCCTGGGTTCAGGACATCGTTCGAGGTGTCGCCGGATTGAACTCGTCGCATAGTGTGCGGCTGGTCAAGGGCAGTCACGTGGTGGTGCCAAAATTCTGGAGCGGGTCGCAAGCCTATCTGCTGCAGAACGAGGACCGACGCGTCATCTTCGTCAACCCGTACGAGGGCGATCTGGCGCTGATCGGCACGACGGACATTTCCTATGATGGCCGAGCGGAAGACGTCGCGATCGACGAGGGCGAGATTGCGTACCTGCTCGGGGTGCTGCGCCGCTACTTCCGTGCTCCCCCGGATGAGCGGGAGATCGTTCATGCATTTTCCGGCGTCCGGCCGCTTTACGACGACAATGCCGAGAATCCGTCCGCCGTGACGCGCGACTATGTGTTCGAGGTTCATGGCGCGCGGGGCGTGCCGCCGCTGCTCTCGATCTTTGGCGGCAAGATCACGACCTACCGCCGCCTCGCAGAACACGCATTGCAACGGTTGGAGCCATGGTTTCCGAAGATGTCGCCGGCCTGGACTGCGGGCCAGCCGCTGCCGGGCGGCGACATCTTCGGCAATTTCGATGCTTTCGTCGTCGAGCTGGCGCGCGAATATCCCGATCTTCCGCGCAAGCTGGTCCATCACTATGCGCGCCTCTATGGCACGCGTGCACGCGAGCTGCTCGGTACGGCGCGCGTTTCCGCCGATCTCGGGTGCCATTTCGGCGGAAACTTCTATGAGCGCGAGGCGGCGTTCCTGCGCGAGAAGGAATGGGCCAGGGAGCCTGAGGACTTCCTGGACCGGCGTACCAAGCATGGCCTGCATCTGACGGAGACGCAACGGGACGCTTTCGCGCGTACGGTCTGA
- a CDS encoding class II aldolase/adducin family protein: MTREERQLREAIIAKCRWMNASGLNQGTSGNISARYKDRMLITPSATPYDAMKPEMIAAMPLEGEYGSWQGPLQPSTEWRFHLDIMRGRPDVGSVVHTHSTYATVLAIARKPIPACHYMMAAFGGHDIRCAGYARYGTAKLSELALAALEGRNGCLLANHGMIAVGANLDKAMWLAVELETIARQYYLSLALGAPHILTETEIAETARGFSTYGLQPPKARPVKARSTAKAAAGRRIEKKRSRT, translated from the coding sequence ATGACCCGTGAAGAGCGGCAATTGCGCGAGGCGATCATTGCCAAATGTCGATGGATGAACGCGTCGGGTCTGAACCAGGGGACATCGGGGAACATCTCCGCGCGTTACAAGGACAGGATGCTGATCACGCCGTCGGCCACGCCTTACGACGCGATGAAACCCGAGATGATCGCCGCGATGCCGCTCGAAGGGGAATACGGTTCGTGGCAGGGGCCGTTGCAGCCGTCGACCGAATGGCGCTTCCACCTCGACATCATGCGGGGCCGGCCGGACGTCGGCAGCGTCGTTCACACCCATTCGACCTACGCCACTGTGCTCGCGATCGCGCGCAAGCCGATTCCGGCCTGTCACTACATGATGGCGGCGTTCGGCGGCCACGACATCCGCTGCGCCGGTTATGCACGTTACGGCACGGCAAAATTGTCGGAGCTCGCGCTGGCGGCGCTCGAAGGCCGCAACGGTTGCCTGCTCGCCAATCACGGTATGATCGCGGTCGGCGCCAATCTCGACAAGGCGATGTGGCTTGCCGTCGAGCTGGAGACCATCGCGCGTCAGTATTATCTCTCGCTCGCGCTCGGCGCGCCGCATATCCTCACCGAAACAGAGATTGCCGAAACGGCGAGAGGGTTCTCGACCTACGGACTGCAGCCGCCAAAGGCCAGGCCCGTGAAAGCGCGCTCCACCGCGAAGGCCGCAGCCGGCAGGCGGATTGAGAAGAAACGCAGCAGGACGTGA
- a CDS encoding 2-hydroxyacid dehydrogenase encodes MSKAIAIVGDRFMLPSVFAERITAACGNGVEIRILEQPWPDEPMEHGYAGTKVDGLKEFMGDPDEVADFIGDASLLVTHLAPISRSMLERLPNLKFIAVSRGGPVNVDMQAARDHGVIVVNTPGRNASAVAEFTIGAILVETRLIRSGHESLRAGEWRGDLYRADRTGRELGEMTVGIVGYGAIGSRVVRLLKAFGCRILVADPYVQLSAQDRNDGVEHVGLADLLARADVISLHARVTSETTGFIDRDALAQVKPDAFLINTARGPLVDYKALYDALSSGRLAGAMLDTFAVEPVPPDWPLLQLPNVTLTPHIAGASLRTVTIAADQAAEEVRRYLAGEPPLNPC; translated from the coding sequence ATGTCTAAGGCAATCGCCATCGTCGGTGACCGTTTCATGCTGCCGTCGGTGTTCGCCGAACGAATCACCGCAGCCTGTGGCAACGGCGTCGAGATCCGCATTCTGGAACAGCCCTGGCCGGATGAACCGATGGAGCACGGCTATGCCGGTACTAAGGTCGATGGTCTGAAGGAGTTCATGGGAGATCCGGACGAAGTTGCGGATTTCATCGGCGATGCGTCGCTGCTGGTGACACACCTTGCGCCCATTTCGCGATCGATGCTGGAACGGTTGCCGAACCTGAAATTCATCGCAGTGTCGCGCGGCGGTCCGGTCAATGTCGACATGCAGGCCGCGCGCGATCACGGGGTCATTGTCGTCAACACCCCTGGCCGTAATGCCAGTGCGGTCGCCGAATTTACCATCGGCGCCATTCTGGTCGAGACGCGGCTGATCCGCAGCGGACATGAATCTTTGCGCGCCGGCGAATGGCGTGGCGATCTCTACCGGGCCGACCGTACCGGTCGCGAGCTCGGCGAGATGACTGTCGGCATCGTCGGCTATGGCGCCATCGGCAGCCGCGTCGTGAGGCTGCTCAAGGCGTTTGGCTGCAGGATCCTGGTGGCCGACCCCTACGTCCAGCTCAGCGCGCAGGACCGCAATGACGGCGTCGAACACGTCGGGCTCGCCGACCTGCTCGCGCGTGCCGACGTGATCAGCCTTCATGCGCGGGTGACCAGCGAGACTACCGGCTTCATCGATCGAGATGCGCTTGCGCAGGTCAAGCCTGATGCATTCCTGATCAATACCGCCCGTGGCCCCCTGGTCGACTACAAGGCGCTCTATGACGCGTTGTCCTCGGGTCGGCTTGCGGGCGCCATGCTGGATACTTTTGCGGTCGAGCCAGTGCCGCCAGACTGGCCGCTGCTGCAGTTGCCGAACGTCACGCTGACGCCGCACATCGCCGGCGCATCGTTGCGTACCGTCACCATTGCCGCCGACCAGGCGGCGGAGGAGGTTCGCCGGTATCTCGCCGGCGAGCCGCCGCTCAATCCGTGCTGA
- a CDS encoding carbohydrate kinase, translated as MRTTSRRDVIIGIDAGTSLIKTVAFTRDGQQLGDFALPNTYSTAAGGRVEQDMSRTWNDTVAALRGLVAAVPDLAARLAAIAVTGQGDGTWLIDDDGRPVAPALLWLDSRAAGIVEDIRTSERNAALYRRTGSGLNACQQGPQLAWLKAHGPETLSRARTAFHCKDWLYFLLTGQRATDPSEATFSCGDFRKRHFDAETARLIGIADCVPLFPEVVDGVGTTHPLSAAAAMETGLPQGVPVSLGYVDVICNALGAGLYDPAPDVGCTIIGSTGMHMRLAPSPDAVTLNAEATGYTMPFPVPGHYAQMQSNMAATLNVDWLLDLARDLLAAEGLVRSRADLLRRLDERVLAARPGELLFHPFISDAGERGPFIAHEACAQFVGLRTRHGYWDLMRAVMEGLAFAARDCYAAMGALPGNVRITGGAARSRALSAILGAALESKVQVCSRGEAGAAGAAMIAAVATGLYPDMMACAEDWVRPHLNAPQRPDAALAAHYGRMFPAYLDARLAARPVWKQLAALRSGAGHV; from the coding sequence ATGCGCACCACGTCCCGCCGCGACGTCATCATCGGCATCGATGCAGGCACCTCTCTGATCAAGACTGTGGCGTTCACCCGCGATGGGCAGCAGCTCGGCGATTTCGCGTTGCCCAACACCTACAGCACGGCCGCCGGCGGACGTGTCGAACAGGACATGTCGCGGACCTGGAACGACACCGTGGCGGCGCTGCGCGGTCTCGTTGCCGCCGTGCCTGATCTCGCTGCGCGCCTCGCTGCGATCGCGGTCACGGGGCAGGGCGACGGCACATGGCTGATCGACGATGACGGCCGTCCGGTGGCACCCGCGCTGCTGTGGCTGGATTCGCGTGCCGCCGGCATCGTCGAGGACATTCGCACCAGCGAACGCAACGCGGCACTCTATCGGCGGACCGGCTCGGGGCTCAACGCTTGTCAGCAGGGTCCGCAACTGGCCTGGCTCAAGGCCCATGGGCCCGAGACTTTGTCGCGCGCACGGACGGCGTTTCATTGCAAGGATTGGCTCTACTTCCTGCTTACCGGTCAGCGGGCGACTGATCCATCGGAAGCAACGTTCTCCTGCGGCGACTTTCGCAAGCGGCATTTCGACGCGGAGACCGCGCGGCTGATCGGCATTGCCGATTGCGTGCCCCTGTTTCCCGAGGTCGTTGATGGGGTTGGAACAACGCATCCCCTCAGCGCCGCGGCCGCGATGGAGACCGGACTGCCGCAAGGCGTGCCGGTCTCCCTCGGCTATGTCGATGTGATCTGCAATGCGCTGGGAGCGGGTCTTTACGATCCGGCACCCGATGTCGGCTGCACCATCATCGGGTCGACCGGCATGCATATGCGGCTCGCCCCGAGTCCCGATGCAGTGACGCTGAATGCCGAAGCGACCGGTTACACCATGCCGTTCCCTGTTCCCGGTCACTATGCCCAGATGCAATCCAACATGGCGGCGACGCTGAACGTCGACTGGTTGCTCGATCTTGCCCGAGATCTGCTGGCGGCGGAGGGTCTCGTCCGCTCGCGCGCCGATCTGCTCCGTCGACTCGACGAGCGTGTGCTCGCGGCGCGCCCGGGTGAGTTGCTGTTTCATCCTTTCATCTCCGACGCCGGCGAGCGCGGCCCTTTCATTGCGCACGAGGCCTGTGCGCAGTTCGTTGGGTTACGCACCCGCCATGGCTATTGGGACCTGATGCGCGCAGTGATGGAAGGGCTCGCCTTTGCTGCTCGCGATTGCTATGCGGCGATGGGCGCGCTGCCGGGCAATGTGCGGATCACCGGCGGCGCGGCGCGAAGCCGTGCGCTCTCCGCCATCCTGGGAGCTGCGCTTGAAAGCAAGGTTCAGGTCTGTAGCCGCGGCGAAGCCGGCGCCGCAGGTGCAGCCATGATCGCGGCCGTCGCAACCGGGCTCTACCCGGACATGATGGCCTGTGCGGAGGATTGGGTGAGACCACATTTGAATGCGCCGCAACGACCCGATGCGGCCTTGGCCGCGCACTATGGGCGGATGTTTCCCGCCTACCTCGACGCAAGGCTCGCCGCGCGCCCTGTGTGGAAGCAGCTTGCGGCGCTGCGCTCGGGGGCAGGCCATGTCTAA
- a CDS encoding ABC transporter ATP-binding protein: MLEIRNVDKVYRSRGKPPVHAVRALDMEVKKGEIVALLGSSGCGKTSTLRMIAGFESVTSGSIALSQRRIDELPPAKRKVAMAFEGYSLYPPLTIRENIAFALKAQQLARNEMTRRVDAIARLVEIEDILDSFPRSISGGQQQRVSLARALVRDADLYLLDEPMGQLEPQLRAVLRGRIKGLLAERGMTAIFVTHDQTEASALADRIAVMEDGVLQQFASEKELKNRPANLFVASFIGEPPMNLLDTDVTRVDGGFRLSVGADMAFQIPGDTLDQVARPMLEQSKHVRVGIRPQRIAVGTGDARVRVVSNQWLGDQSHVAGECAGHLLIAVTANRIAVRPGDVVPFSLEPRHLHIFGTEGPCIRHAEGA, encoded by the coding sequence ATGCTCGAAATCCGGAATGTCGACAAGGTGTACCGCAGCCGCGGCAAGCCGCCGGTGCATGCCGTGCGCGCACTCGACATGGAGGTGAAAAAGGGCGAGATCGTTGCGCTGCTGGGCTCCTCCGGCTGCGGCAAGACGTCGACGTTGCGTATGATCGCGGGCTTCGAGAGTGTCACGTCGGGCTCAATCGCGCTGTCGCAGCGTCGGATTGACGAGCTGCCTCCGGCCAAACGCAAGGTGGCAATGGCCTTTGAAGGCTATTCGCTCTATCCGCCCCTGACCATTCGCGAGAATATTGCCTTTGCGCTCAAGGCGCAGCAGCTCGCGCGTAACGAAATGACGCGCCGCGTCGACGCGATCGCGCGGCTGGTCGAAATCGAGGATATTCTCGACAGCTTCCCGCGTTCCATCTCGGGCGGGCAGCAACAGCGCGTCTCGCTGGCGCGGGCGCTGGTGCGCGACGCCGATCTCTATCTGCTCGATGAGCCGATGGGCCAGCTCGAGCCGCAGCTTCGTGCCGTACTGCGCGGGCGGATCAAGGGCCTCCTGGCCGAGCGCGGCATGACGGCGATCTTCGTCACCCATGACCAGACCGAAGCGAGTGCGCTGGCCGATCGCATTGCCGTCATGGAGGACGGCGTTCTCCAGCAATTTGCGAGCGAGAAAGAGCTGAAGAACCGTCCCGCCAACCTGTTCGTCGCGAGCTTTATCGGTGAGCCGCCGATGAACCTGCTGGACACAGACGTGACGAGAGTCGACGGAGGTTTCCGCCTGTCGGTTGGCGCGGATATGGCGTTCCAGATCCCGGGCGATACGCTCGACCAGGTCGCGAGGCCGATGCTGGAGCAGAGCAAGCATGTTCGGGTTGGAATTCGTCCGCAAAGGATTGCGGTCGGAACCGGAGATGCGCGTGTGCGTGTCGTGTCCAACCAATGGCTCGGCGACCAGTCGCATGTTGCCGGCGAGTGCGCCGGTCATCTCTTGATTGCCGTGACAGCGAACCGGATTGCGGTGCGGCCCGGCGACGTCGTGCCGTTCTCGCTGGAGCCCCGTCACCTGCATATCTTCGGCACTGAGGGCCCCTGCATTCGCCATGCGGAGGGCGCCTGA
- a CDS encoding ABC transporter ATP-binding protein translates to MARLELTAVGKAFGPVRCADNLSLTVEPGEIVAIFGPSGSGKTVLLRMIAGMFEPDDGDILVGGQSIVGAPPERRGIGMAFQNFALFPHMTARDNIASGLRAKAGGGEAASRVRSISRLLKIEHVLGHMPRELSNGQKQRTALARALIGNPDVLLLDDPLRNVDAKLRYEMRLELPNLLRRSSAAVLYVTQDYREAMAIADRIAVLIDGHLAQVARPEEIYARPASVAVARLFGDPSINLAEVVPVVDQGWLIGDIAGARVRLGPLDSHPADHAPCWLGVRPDDLAVLPSASEDAVPARVVAVTPMHERAVLLLRFADGTEWLAAQPPDSPIAGADDGVFVRFAPEAALLFDRATGLRVGLPHRRQAA, encoded by the coding sequence ATGGCTCGTCTCGAACTCACCGCCGTCGGCAAGGCATTCGGTCCGGTCCGCTGCGCCGATAACCTCTCGCTGACCGTCGAGCCCGGCGAGATCGTCGCGATCTTCGGGCCGTCGGGGAGCGGCAAGACCGTGCTGCTGCGCATGATCGCGGGCATGTTCGAACCTGATGACGGGGATATCCTGGTCGGCGGGCAGTCCATCGTCGGTGCGCCGCCGGAGCGGCGCGGGATCGGCATGGCCTTTCAGAATTTCGCTCTGTTTCCGCACATGACTGCACGGGACAACATCGCGAGCGGATTGCGGGCGAAAGCTGGAGGCGGAGAGGCGGCTTCGCGGGTCAGGTCGATTAGCCGACTGTTGAAGATCGAGCACGTCCTTGGTCACATGCCGCGCGAATTGTCGAACGGACAGAAGCAGCGCACGGCGCTCGCGCGTGCGCTGATCGGAAACCCGGATGTGTTGTTGCTGGACGATCCGCTCCGCAACGTCGACGCCAAGCTCCGCTACGAGATGCGGCTCGAACTGCCAAACCTGCTGCGCCGCAGCTCCGCCGCGGTTCTCTATGTCACCCAGGACTATCGCGAGGCGATGGCGATCGCGGACCGGATCGCGGTCCTCATCGACGGGCATCTGGCGCAGGTCGCAAGGCCCGAAGAGATCTATGCCCGACCCGCATCGGTTGCAGTTGCGCGCCTGTTCGGCGACCCCAGCATCAATCTTGCCGAAGTCGTGCCTGTCGTCGATCAGGGGTGGCTGATCGGCGATATTGCCGGGGCGCGGGTCCGGCTCGGGCCGCTCGATAGCCACCCAGCGGATCATGCCCCGTGCTGGCTCGGCGTTCGGCCTGACGATCTCGCGGTCCTCCCGTCGGCGAGCGAAGACGCCGTTCCGGCGCGCGTTGTCGCGGTCACGCCGATGCATGAGCGGGCCGTGCTGCTGTTGCGCTTCGCCGATGGCACCGAATGGCTTGCAGCGCAGCCGCCGGATTCGCCGATTGCCGGTGCCGATGATGGCGTGTTCGTCCGCTTTGCGCCGGAGGCGGCGCTCCTGTTCGATCGCGCAACCGGACTTCGGGTCGGTCTGCCGCATCGACGGCAGGCAGCGTGA
- a CDS encoding carbohydrate ABC transporter permease: MDHSSLAGRVFRGVALALVLVFFMFPIVWILLMSFQTNEQILRIPPRILFEPTLANYEALISGQLRTAAGNLEISFMRNLANSFVLSSAAVLLALLLGVPAAYAFARFKFRLGETIAFTLLSFRFAPPLLVLLPLSLYYQQLGLNDTYFGIVWVYQLIALPLILWIVRGYFEDISPDIEHAYRLAGHSWREAFTRIAVPLAGPGIAAAGLLSFIFCWNNFVFALILASADKQPVTVGALAFVTASGIQYGQIAAAIVLSVMPTLLLALYAQRYLVEGLSLGAVKG, translated from the coding sequence ATGGATCACTCCAGTCTCGCAGGTCGCGTCTTCCGGGGCGTTGCGCTCGCGCTGGTGCTCGTCTTCTTCATGTTTCCGATCGTCTGGATACTGCTGATGTCGTTCCAGACCAACGAGCAGATATTGCGGATCCCGCCGCGCATCCTGTTCGAGCCGACGCTTGCCAACTATGAGGCACTGATCTCGGGCCAGCTCCGCACCGCGGCGGGCAATCTCGAGATCTCCTTCATGCGCAACCTCGCGAACAGCTTCGTGCTGTCGAGTGCGGCGGTGTTGCTGGCCCTGCTGCTCGGTGTGCCGGCGGCCTATGCCTTTGCCCGGTTCAAGTTCCGCTTGGGTGAGACCATCGCCTTTACGCTGCTGTCGTTTCGCTTTGCGCCCCCCTTGCTCGTATTGTTACCGCTTTCGCTCTACTATCAGCAGCTTGGGCTGAACGACACTTATTTCGGTATCGTCTGGGTCTATCAGCTCATCGCGCTGCCGCTCATCCTGTGGATCGTGCGCGGCTATTTCGAGGACATCAGCCCGGACATCGAGCATGCCTATCGGCTTGCCGGACACTCCTGGCGCGAGGCCTTCACCCGCATCGCCGTTCCCCTTGCTGGTCCCGGCATTGCGGCCGCGGGCCTGTTGTCCTTCATCTTCTGCTGGAACAATTTCGTCTTTGCGCTGATCCTGGCTTCGGCCGACAAACAGCCGGTCACCGTGGGCGCGCTGGCTTTCGTCACGGCGTCCGGCATCCAGTATGGTCAGATCGCGGCAGCGATCGTGCTTTCCGTGATGCCGACCCTGCTGCTCGCGCTCTATGCGCAGCGCTATCTCGTCGAGGGTCTGTCGCTCGGCGCGGTGAAAGGCTGA
- a CDS encoding sugar ABC transporter permease — MVQLLQTKALPRRATRLRGRMLPYVLSLPALLVCIAILVPFVTAAVYSLQRYRLNLPYLRGFIGVDNYIDFLSDPAFWNTLRISLVYTAATVILELLLGLGIALLLRRPTRFHNAVSIVLLLPLMTAPAIAALMWKLMTNPSFGILSYLVGLFGLHDFKWASDPSTALFTVVLVDVWVYTPFIMILLLAGLRSLPRQPFEAAALDGVPASFVFFRITLPMLAPYIITASLFRLLDSIQQFDIIYAMTQGGPGDRLMVFQVQAYLEFFQYTNVGRSAALLMILWLITNILSNIFIKNWLRLRARAHGHA; from the coding sequence ATGGTCCAACTCCTTCAGACAAAAGCGCTTCCCCGGCGCGCCACGAGGCTGCGCGGCCGCATGCTGCCCTATGTGCTGAGCTTGCCGGCTCTACTGGTCTGCATCGCGATTCTCGTGCCCTTCGTGACGGCGGCGGTGTATTCGCTCCAGCGCTACCGGCTGAACCTGCCTTACTTGCGCGGCTTTATCGGGGTCGACAACTATATCGATTTTCTTTCCGACCCCGCCTTCTGGAATACGTTGCGTATCTCGCTGGTCTATACCGCGGCGACTGTGATCCTGGAGCTTCTGCTCGGCCTCGGCATCGCGCTGTTGCTGCGGCGCCCGACGCGCTTTCACAACGCAGTGTCGATCGTGCTGTTGCTGCCGTTGATGACGGCGCCGGCGATCGCCGCGTTGATGTGGAAGCTGATGACCAATCCGAGCTTTGGTATCCTCTCCTATCTGGTCGGCCTGTTCGGCCTGCATGATTTCAAATGGGCATCAGACCCATCGACTGCGCTGTTCACGGTGGTTCTGGTCGACGTCTGGGTCTACACGCCGTTCATCATGATCCTGCTGCTCGCCGGGCTGCGCTCGCTGCCGCGCCAACCGTTCGAGGCTGCAGCGCTCGATGGTGTGCCGGCGAGCTTCGTGTTTTTCCGCATCACGCTGCCGATGCTCGCGCCCTATATCATTACGGCCTCGCTGTTCCGCCTGCTCGATTCGATCCAGCAGTTCGACATCATCTACGCGATGACGCAAGGCGGTCCCGGTGACCGGCTCATGGTATTCCAGGTTCAGGCCTATCTGGAGTTCTTCCAATACACAAATGTCGGCCGCTCGGCGGCGCTGCTGATGATCCTGTGGCTGATCACCAACATCCTGTCGAACATCTTCATCAAGAATTGGCTGCGGCTGCGGGCCCGAGCCCATGGCCACGCGTAA